In Acidobacteriota bacterium, a genomic segment contains:
- a CDS encoding type II toxin-antitoxin system VapC family toxin — MSLYVLDTDTLTLWLRGHTRVCERVAEQDSNELCVSIVTIEEMLRGWYTQIRRAKTDEQLERAYAALQQAVQVASRLPILAFDHAVIQRFAELRKRKLRIGTNDLKIAATAFENQAVLVTRNRSDFRRVADLMFEDWS, encoded by the coding sequence ATGAGCCTCTACGTTTTGGACACCGACACGCTGACGTTGTGGCTTCGCGGTCACACACGCGTATGCGAGCGTGTCGCGGAGCAAGATTCAAACGAGCTTTGCGTGAGCATCGTCACCATCGAAGAGATGCTCAGAGGTTGGTACACGCAGATTCGCCGCGCGAAAACAGACGAGCAGCTCGAGCGCGCGTATGCTGCTCTACAACAGGCCGTTCAGGTCGCATCACGGCTTCCGATCCTCGCGTTTGATCATGCGGTCATCCAACGTTTCGCCGAACTGAGGAAACGCAAACTTCGGATTGGCACCAACGACTTGAAGATTGCGGCCACCGCGTTTGAAAACCAAGCAGTGTTGGTCACACGAAATCGGTCAGATTTTCGACGCGTAGCTGACCTGATGTTCGAAGATTGGTCCTGA
- a CDS encoding BMP family ABC transporter substrate-binding protein: MKRIAFVLLLTSTLALPACTGVIGKRDESGGKLRVGIVFDIGGKDDKSFNAAAWEGVKRAKEELGIFLRDVEPGDPTSIEPSMRAFAERGYDLIVGVGFAQAPIMDEVARDYPNLKFAIIDGVIDLPNVASLIFKEHEGSFLVGMIAARTSKTGKIGFVGGMDIPLIHKFETGYEEGARYANPKIEVFDNYVGVTDAAWNNPGKGKELAKAQLERGADVIFQAAGNSGLGVFDAAEETHTLAIGVDSNQNWVKPGFILTSMIKRVDVSVFNTVKDVVEGRFKGGIHEFGMETDGVGYALDDYNRNLIPQSVLDEVDRAKQDIIAGRIKVTDAMAEK; the protein is encoded by the coding sequence ATGAAACGAATTGCTTTTGTTCTTTTGCTAACAAGCACACTCGCGCTGCCCGCTTGCACCGGAGTGATAGGCAAGCGCGATGAATCCGGCGGCAAGCTTCGCGTCGGCATTGTCTTCGACATCGGCGGCAAAGACGACAAGTCTTTCAACGCCGCCGCGTGGGAAGGCGTCAAACGCGCCAAGGAAGAACTCGGTATCTTTCTTCGCGACGTCGAACCAGGCGACCCCACGTCGATCGAGCCTTCGATGCGAGCCTTCGCGGAACGCGGCTACGATCTGATCGTGGGCGTCGGCTTTGCTCAGGCGCCCATCATGGACGAGGTCGCCCGCGATTATCCCAACTTGAAGTTTGCCATCATCGACGGAGTGATCGACTTGCCCAACGTCGCCTCCCTGATCTTCAAAGAGCACGAGGGATCTTTTCTAGTCGGGATGATCGCAGCGCGGACGTCGAAGACCGGTAAGATCGGATTCGTCGGCGGGATGGATATTCCCCTGATCCACAAGTTCGAGACGGGCTACGAAGAAGGCGCGCGCTACGCGAACCCGAAGATCGAAGTGTTCGATAACTACGTGGGCGTGACCGATGCGGCGTGGAACAACCCAGGCAAGGGCAAGGAGCTTGCCAAGGCTCAGTTGGAGCGCGGAGCCGACGTCATCTTTCAAGCAGCGGGCAACTCGGGTCTCGGCGTCTTCGACGCGGCCGAGGAGACGCACACGCTTGCGATCGGGGTCGATTCCAATCAGAACTGGGTGAAGCCGGGCTTCATACTGACAAGCATGATCAAACGCGTTGACGTCTCAGTCTTCAACACGGTGAAGGACGTGGTCGAGGGCCGCTTCAAGGGCGGAATTCATGAATTCGGGATGGAGACTGATGGAGTTGGCTACGCGCTTGATGACTACAATCGGAACCTGATCCCGCAGTCGGTGCTTGACGAAGTGGACCGAGCGAAACAGGATATCATTGCAGGACGCATCAAAGTCACCGACGCGATGGCCGAGAAGTAG
- a CDS encoding diacylglycerol kinase family protein encodes MEKILFIINPASARGATLRAWADARQRIDALDIGFDAHVTTRAGEAIEVTRQALSAGASRVVAVGGDGTLNEVVNGYFSDRGCAINEAASIGLLPSGTGSDFRRTLGLTSRSDWMRTLIEPESRLLDVARAEFHDQNGAKVSRLFINVASFGLGGDVSEMVNRWRNTLPRWIGGSARFAAAAIAALGRYKNIAVSLRLDGREMKINSNLIIVANGRFAGGGMMLAPHAELDDGLLDVIVTDGATRLDVIRELPRIQRGAYLKSPKVTEMHAREVSIETEEPMAIDLDGEMVGFTPAHLEVLPSAIRFLG; translated from the coding sequence GTGGAAAAGATTCTGTTCATCATCAATCCGGCTTCTGCTCGAGGCGCGACTCTCCGCGCATGGGCAGATGCGCGGCAACGAATTGACGCCCTCGATATTGGCTTCGATGCGCACGTGACTACCCGCGCAGGCGAGGCAATTGAAGTCACGCGTCAAGCGCTCTCCGCCGGCGCTTCGCGTGTTGTAGCGGTTGGCGGTGACGGCACGCTGAACGAGGTTGTCAATGGCTACTTCAGCGATCGAGGTTGTGCTATCAACGAGGCTGCATCGATAGGACTGCTGCCAAGTGGAACCGGTTCGGACTTTCGCCGCACGCTTGGATTGACGAGTCGCAGCGACTGGATGCGAACGCTGATCGAGCCGGAAAGCAGATTACTCGACGTTGCGCGAGCGGAGTTCCACGACCAGAATGGCGCGAAGGTTTCTCGCTTGTTCATCAACGTCGCGTCGTTCGGACTGGGTGGCGATGTTTCGGAGATGGTCAACCGTTGGCGCAACACTCTGCCTCGCTGGATCGGCGGGAGCGCGAGATTCGCAGCCGCAGCCATCGCCGCTCTGGGGCGCTACAAGAACATCGCGGTTTCGCTTCGGCTCGATGGACGCGAGATGAAGATCAACAGCAACCTGATCATTGTCGCCAACGGCAGGTTCGCGGGCGGCGGGATGATGCTGGCGCCGCACGCGGAACTCGATGACGGCCTGCTCGACGTGATCGTAACGGACGGGGCTACTCGTTTGGATGTGATAAGGGAGTTGCCGCGAATCCAGCGGGGCGCGTATCTGAAAAGCCCGAAGGTGACCGAGATGCATGCTCGCGAAGTCTCAATAGAAACCGAGGAGCCGATGGCCATTGATCTGGATGGTGAGATGGTCGGCTTCACGCCTGCCCACCTAGAAGTGCTGCCCTCGGCGATACGATTTCTTGGATAG